The Fulvia fulva chromosome 6, complete sequence genome includes a window with the following:
- a CDS encoding Methyltransferase ustM: protein MVTNIDAAAFARLSLHDPEQFSIQHSQTLHRLALLQHWDIPSGSNVLELGCGQGDCTTVLANAVGDQGTVVAVDPADLDYGAPYTLGQAQAHISQGPLGKRITWVQLTPLDYLSNLSSSGISNKTFDATILAHCLWYFPSPSLVLSTLRALKQHSHRLCLAEWSLQATKPNAQPHVLAALTQAALECRKAESESNVRSVLSPKRLTQLALAAGWQLEDESVVQAGEGMLDGQWEVSACLSTGFEREVDDHVADERGRGVVLALRDACEASVKAVEGGTGGVRSMDVWVASFV, encoded by the exons ATGGTCACCAACATAGACGCCGCTGCTTTCGCTCGTCTCTCATTGCACGACCCTGAGCAGTTCAGCATCCAACACTCTCAGACCCTGCACCGGTTGGCGCTCCTGCAACACTGGGACATCCCATCAGGCTCGAATGTTTTGGAGCTAGGATGCGGCCAAGGAGACTGCACGACTGTCCTCGCCAATGCTGTAGGCGATCAGGGTACAGTTGTAGCGGTCGATCCTGCGGACCTTGACTATG GCGCTCCCTATACCCTCGGCCAAGCTCAGGCTCATATTTCGCAAGGTCCGCTGGGTAAGCGAATCACATGGGTTCAATTGACTCCACTGGACTACCTCTCGAACCTCAGCTCTTCTGGCATCAGCAACAAGACGTTCGATGCTACGATACTTGCCCACTGTCTGTGGTACTTCCCATCGCCGTCCCTCGTTCTCTCCACCTTGCGCGCCCTTAAGCAGCACAGTCATCGACTCTGTCTCGCTGAATGGTCATTGCAAGCAACGAAACCCAATGCTCAGCCTCATGTTCTAGCCGCCCTCACCCAAGCTGCACTAGAATGCCGCAAAGCTGAGAGTGAGTCGAATGTTCGCAGTGTGCTGAGTCCGAAGCGTCTTACGCAGTTGGCTCTGGCCGCTGGGTGGCAGCTGGAGGATGAGTCTGTTGTACAGGCCGGGGAGGGCATGTTGGACGGACAGTGGGAAGTCTCTGCTTGTCTTTCAACCGGATTTGAGCGGGAAGTGGACGATCATGTCGCTGATGAAAGGGGGAGGGGCGTCGTGCTTGCGTTACGGGATGCGTGTGAAGCGAGCGTGAAGGCTGTGGAAGGAGGGACGGGTGGGGTCAGGAGTATGGATGTTTGGGTCGCTAGCTTTGTGTGA